The Bacillota bacterium genome segment CAGCGTGCCTCCGCCGAACACGCCCACAAACTGATACAGACCGTAGTAGAGCACCAGTAGCAGGATGGGGATGCCGGTGAGGGGTTGCATACAGACCCTGCCCACCCATTCAGCCAGACCGCTGCTTGTTGTGGAAGGATGTCGCACCACTTCATGGGCGATAGAATGGGCAAGGCTCTGGCGGTGAGCGAGTATCACCATGCTGAGCGGTTCGCGATAGTGTTCCTGCGCTCGCCGAATATGCTCGGCGATGGCAGCGAAGCGCTCCTCGCCCTCCCGCTGGCGCACCAGTTCCTCTATCTCTTCGTCATACTGTAACAGCAGCAGGGCGACGGCTCGTCGGCTGAGGTTGTAACCCTCGCTCAGCAGAGCCTCGATGGCATCGGCTGCTTCTTCAATCGGCTGGGGATAGGCGATAACTCTGTCCGCCGGAAAGATACTCGCTGACAATGTGCTTCAACTCCTCGATGCCTCGTCCTGAAATCAGCGAGGCAGGTATCACCGGAATGCCCAATCGCTTTGCCAGTGCATGGTGGTCGATGTGCAGATGCAGTCTTTCTGCCTCGTCCATCATATTCAGCAACAGGACGACCGGCAGACCGGCTTCCAGCAACTGCAGGGTCAGCGATAGCATCCGGTTCAGGTTTTTGGCATCCACGACATGAACCACCACGTTCGGACGTTCCTTGAGCAACAGGGCACGTGCTACCCGCTCCTCCTCGGTAATTGGGGAGAGGGAGTACATGCCCGGCGTGTCGATGACCTCGCAGGTAATGTTGCCAATCCGTGCCTGCCCACGTGCGACTTCCACTGTGGTGCCCGGATAGTTAGAGACCACCACGTATCTACCGGTCAATCGATTGAAAAGCACGCTCTTGCCCACGTTGGGGTTTCCCACCAGCACCACGCGGGCATGGGTGGTTTGCGATGGCTGGGCGTTCATTTTGCCTCCCTCACCCACACATATCGGGCGACTTCCGGGCCAATGGTGTGCTGCATGCCGTCCACGTTAATCTGGATCAAGCCATCAAAAGGCGTGCGGTTCATTACCTCTACCTGCGCCCCTGGCACCAGTTGTAGCTGCTCTATATATTCCAGAAATTCGCGCCGTTCGTCGGTGATTTTTATCACCAGCAACTCCATTCCTGCTTCAGCATCGCTCAGCCGCCACGAACCATCGTCTACCGTGGGGTCAATCGGATTACCGTGTGGGCATGTGGAAGGATAATTCAGCGCAGCCGCTATCTTGTCGGCAATTTCGGGCGCGATGTAGTGCTCCAGCTTGCAGGCGAAATCGTGAACATCGTTCCATGGTAAGCCGATGATGTCCGTTAACAGCCGTTCCGTGAGCCGGTGGATGCGAAGGAGTCCCTGCGCAAGGTTTCGTCCCTCTTCGGTGAGAAGGATACCCCGATACGGCGTATGTTCTACAAACCCCAGCTCCGCGAGCCGCTTGAGCATAATACTCGCGGATGCAGGCGACACCCCCATGTATTGCGCCACTTCGTTCGTCGCCACCCGCCCGACTTCTTCCTGCAGGCGGTATATGCCCTCGATGTATTCCTGTATGGTTTCGTTGACCTGTCCCTCGCGCGTTGCATTCGGACGGCACACTTCAGGTACTCTGAGCTGAATGGCTGTACGGCTGCGCACTTCTTTTGCCTTTCCTTTCAAATTTTTGTCCCGCTAAAATTATACATCAGGGTTCGTCTAGACATGAAGTAGATATTCGTGCACGTTTTATTTTCCGATACAAAAATCGCTGAAGATTCGCTCCACGATGTCTTCGGTGGCTGTATCCCCCGTGATTAGTCCCAAAGCATCGATGGCTGCGCGAAGGTCCACCGCGATGAACTCAGCCGGTATGCCCTCTTGCGAGCTCCGCTGTGCGCGCTGGAGGCTTTCCATTGCCGTCTGTAAGGCAATCTGGTGTCGCTCGCCGGTGACAATCGCTCCTTCAGGCATCAGCCAATCACTGCCGAGCAGCTGTTCAGCGATAGCGTCGAGCAGCTCATGCAGTTTCCAGCCGGTGAGTGCACTGACGGTTAACACGCGAGCGGCGTACTGCTTTTCCAGTTGCCGGCGAAGTGCCGCAAGAGCCTCTTCCGGCAGCAAATCGCACTTGTTCCACACCAGCAGGGTACGTTCGGAGGGAAGGCGCGCGAGCAGGTGTTTATCCTCGTCGGTGAATCCTTCCGGTGCGGAGAGCAGGAATAGTATCAGGTCGGCGTCCCGCAGGGATCGGTGCGTGCGCTCCACCCCGAACCGTTCCACCGCATCTTCGGTTTCACGCAAGCCGGCAGTGTCCCACAGCTGCGCGGGGATGCCGTGTATCTGGATGCTTTCCCGGATGACGTCGCGGGTGGTTCCCGGGATGTCGGTGACGATGGCGCGTTCTTCACCCAGCAGGGCGTTCAGCAGGCTGGACTTGCCCACGTTCGGCCGACCGACAATGACCACCGTCGCCCCTTCGCGGGTGAGCCGTCCGTAGCGGGCGGTGGAAAGCAGTTTCTGGCAGCGCGCAATCAACTGCTGCAGCTGTTCGCTCAGGTAGTCGTAATCCATTTCACCAAGGTCGTCTGAGAAGTCGAGGTAAGCTTCCACCAGCGCGAGTATCCCCACCAGTTCATCGCGGATGGCATGGATGGCTCTGGATAGCTCCCCTTCGTGCTGGCGGATGGCGAGGCGCTGTGCGCTCTCGGTGCGCGCGCGAACGAGGTCGGCGACCGCTTCCGCCTGTGCGAGGTCCAGCCGTCCGTTCAGGAAGGCGCGGAGAGTAAACTCCCCGGGTTGGGCGAGGCGTGCGCCCTGCTGCACAGTCAGCCTCAGCACACGCCGCAACAGCACCGTTCCCCCGTGACAGCTGAACTCCACCACATCTTCGCCCGTGTAGCTGCGCGGGGCGCGGAAGGTGAGCAGCAGCGCGCGGTCGATGTGTTCGCCCGTGTCGGGGTCTACGACCGTGCCCACGTAGATGCGATGGCTTTGCACTTCTGCAGGAATGGGTCGAAACACCTTTCGCGCGATGTCGAACGCCTGCGCGCCGCTGACACGCACGATCCCGATGCCGCCTTCACCGGGCGGGGTGGCGATAGCGGAGATAGTGTCGGTTGCAGGTAGCATGGCGGAACCTCGAGGCACAAAAGTGGCGGAGCGGGTGGGATTCGAACCCACGAGGCACGTTTTGCGCGCCCACACGCTCTCCAGGCGTGCGCCTTAGACCACTCGGCCACCGCTCCCCGCAAAAGCATTATATCATATTTGCATCGCCCTCACAAACGAGTGAATCGTGAAGGATATGGCATCAAGAGCGCACCATTAGGGTCGCCGGGTAGTTGGAACCCGCCAGGGGCATGGTGCGGATGGTAATGGTGCGCTTCTGCCCGGGTTGCAAGCGGATGCGTGTGATAGAAAACTCCTTCGGAGGGAGCGCGCGTTGCACGCCGAGCACCTCGCCGCCGATGGCGAACACAGCGCCTGCCTCGCCGCCGCTGGGCTCGAAAGCCAGTTCGACAGCGCGCACCTTGTCGGTCGGGTTGACCAGCTCCACACGCACCTCATAGACGACCCCATAGTTGCCGTCCAGCTTGCGTTGCTGAGTGTGATTGCGCACCGCTTGCTCGCCAATGCGGATGAACTGCCAGCGTTGCCCAACCACGTAAGTAGCGGTCAACACTTTGTGACTGGTGAGGTAGATGTGTTCGGTGCTGGCAGCGTGCTGTCGCTCTTCAGGCGTGAGCGGACGAGGAGGCAGGAAACCCCAAACCATCGTCGTACCCGCGAGCGGTACCGGCTGGTTCTGATACGCCTGCATTGCCACTTTCAGCACGCATGGAGCCGGTGGTTGTACGCCCTCTATCGGCAGCAGGCGCAACTGAAGTACCCCGCTGGCTGTATCCAGCGGGCGTATCTTTTGCGTCAGCAATACCACCTTACTCTGCGGTGGGATGGTGACGGTATGTCCCATGTTATTCATCAGGGCACGCAGGAACAGTTCGCCCGCAACGTAACCCACGCGGACAGTGTCGCGGAAGGGGGTGCTTGCCGCACCCATGACGTGTGCGACGCGCGGGGTGTCGGTGGGGTTCAGCAGCTCGATCTGCAGCAGGCCGTCCTGCGCCATGCCGTTCATGTGGTGGTAGAGTAATCGCGCTCCCTGTGCTTCGGTAACCTCACCGGCGAACAGTGTTTGCGGTCTCTGCACCCGTTCGGGGTCGTTGCTGATCATAAGAAGTACCGGCTCGTTAGATGTCAGTGGGCGGTTTACCACGCTGACCTTCACTTCTTGCTCGCGCGGGATATAGCCCGGGCCGCTGGTACGCACCTGCACGCTCGCGGTGGCAGACTGCCCCACATCGGGTATGCCGCCCAGCCGGATGGGGGAAGACATCTGCACCTGTGCTCCCGGTTCCAGCTGTGCCGCGCGCACAATCGCAGACTCCACCGCCTGCCTGATGAAGCTGGCAGGCAGACCGATTCCCGTAACCACCACCGGTTCGTTTAGTTTGACATCGCCTGCATACTTACGGACAGTGACCATAAGCGGTACCGACAGTTCCCCAACGGAGACAAGTACCTGCTCACGCCCCACCGCACGTCCGGTAACGCGCAAGGTGCGTCCATCGCCGACCACCGCCGGGTCCGCTATGCCGTCGTCCGGCGTACCTGTAGGGGCAACGACCACCGTTCCCTCCAGCCAGCCGTTCACGCGCACGGTGCGCGACTCGCCCAGCGGCACCAGCAGTTCGCTGGTGCTGAGACTCAGCGGAGGGATGGCGAGGCAGTGTCGGAGTGAACTCGCCCATGATTGAGCCAGACGGAGAGGCGTTGTTCCGGCGGCGCGTGCGTCGGCTCGGGTAGCATAGAGCAATACGCCGCCACCCATCGTTACCGCTGCCCGCCGTCGTTCGGTTTTCACACCGACATGTTGTGCGCCCAATCCTCGCGCGACGGCGGCTTGCAGTCGCTCTGCGGCGATTTGCGCTCTCCGCTCCGGTGGGAGCTCGCCGTTGGCGACGCGAACGCGGATGGCTATGGTGCGGTTGACTATCAGCGTACTTCCCTGCACCTCCACACGCGGCAAAACCTGCGCGTGCGCGGTGGTTGCTGTCACCAGCAGAAACAGCAATGTGGTCATCCACGCGCGAATATTCTCCTGTACCATCACCATCTCCTCAGAACGTTTATCAATCATAATGATTCTCGGCAAGGAGGCGCAGAATCTCGTCGCGCTGGGGGGGAACCACCCCCACATGGCGCACCACGCTTCCTGCCGCCGCGTTCGCCAGACGGGCGGCGGTGCGCCAGTCCGCGCCAGCTGCCAGCGCACAGGTAAGTGTGGCAATGACCGTATCGCCTGCGCCTGCGGTATCGTATACCTCCACCGGCATGGCAGGCACGTGTAACGTGGGAGAGTCTTCTGTAGAGAGCAGTATGCCCTGTGCGCCCAGTGTGATTGCCAGTGCCTGTAAGCCCAGCATTTCCCGCCACTCGCGCGCTGCAGAGGTTATCTGGGGCAGCTCCTGCAACTCCGTGCCGTTGCCCAGGCTGCTGGCAAACGCCTGCGCTTCAAGCAGGTTAATAGATGCCAGTTTGGCACCGCGCAGGTGGCGCAGGAGAGGGGGTTTGGGATTTGCCATCACCGGCACATCGGCGGTTGCACACCGTGCTATCACCTCGCGCACCAGTGATGGCGTCAACACCCCTTTCTGGTAATCCGAAAGCACCACCGCACTGGCACGTGGCAGAACGGTCTCCAGCCTGCGCAACATCTCCCCCCGTATGGCTTCCGAAAGGGGATGTCGTTGTTCCCTGTCCAGACGTATCACCTGCTGGCTGTGGGCGATGACGCGCGTCTTGCTGGTGGTGATGCGTGAGGCATCCACCAGAATACCCCTCACATCCGCACCGCTCTCCGCCAGACGAGCGGTCAAGGTGCGACCCTTCTCATCATCGCCCACTACGCCAAACACACTCGCCTGCGCGCCCAGCGCAAGCAGGTTGTTCACCACATTCGCGGCTCCGCCCGGCACGAAGCTCTCTGAAGTCCACTCCACCACGGGTACCGGAGCCTCCGGCGAGATACGCCGCACGATGCCGAACACATACTCGTCCAGCATCAGGTCGCCGATAACGATAAGCCGCAGCTCCTGAAAGCGTTGCAGGATATCCTGATACTGCGCGACAGATACCACCTCTCTCCTCGCCTGTCTACAACCTGTTGTCCGACCATTCGCCGCGTGAAGGGCGAATCCCTGCCGCCCATGCGATGGACACCATATAGTCGCCATCGCTGACAAAAAGACAGGATAAACCGTATGGTGTAGCCAAATGGATTATGATCTCTCCGGAGGGTGCGAGATGCTGGACAGTTTTCGCGTGGCACGATATCGGTTTACACTGGATTGCCTCTCTCCCATCGAGTTCCGCACATTTGCGGGTTCCACCTTGCGCGGGGCGTTCGGCAGTGTCTTCCGCCGGCTGGTGTGCATCACACGCGCACCGACCTGCGAGGGATGCCTTCTTCGTCATCAGTGCGCCTACGGATATGTGTTTGAGACAGCCCCCGCGCCGGATTCCCAGCGGTTGCGCCATTATGACACGGTACCTCGTCCCTACGTGTTCGATGCACCTGCGGGCGATAGCCTTGCCGTTGCCGAGGGAGAACAGCTGGAGTTCGGGTTAACGTTGATTGGGCGGGCAGTGGATTACTTTGCTTACTTCGTGTTCACCGCGCAGAAGCTGGAGGAAAGCGGGCTTGGGGCGGGGCGGCAGGAAGGCAAAGGACGGTTTCGGCTGACGCAGGTGGAGGCGCAGCGAGCCGACGGTCAGTGGGTGTCCGTTTTCCGTGCGGATCAGGGGTTGGACATGCTGCGGGTACCGTTGATTATGGGGAAGGACCTGGTGGCGCGGGCGCAAGGCTTGTCACCGCACCGTTTGCATGTCCACTTTCTCAGCCCGACGCGACTCCGCTTCGAAGGCAAGCTGACCGACGAGGTGGAGTTTCATCATCTGGTGCGGGCGATGTTGCACCGCCTCTCAGGTCTGCTGTACTTCCACTGCAGTGCAGAACCCAGCTGGGATTTTAGTGGCTTGATTACGTTAGCGCAGCACGTACGCACCGTTCAGAAACGCATCCAGTGGGTGGAGCAGGAACGCTATTCGCGGCGGCAGCGTCGCCGTCTACCGATGGGCGGATTCATGGGGGAGATGACCGTCGAAGGCAATTTGGAACCTTTCCTGCCGCTGCTGGTAGCGGCGGAGTATGTGCACCTTGGCAAGGGCACTGTGATGGGTCTGGGCAAGATACGCATCGTGAGTGAGGAGGGAAGCGAGCATGACTGAGACCGAGATGGACCTGTGTCTGGCTGCGCTATTGCACGACGCGGGCAAGGTCAGCCAGCGTTTCGGGGGCGACTATCGCCAGAAGCACGCCGCGATGAGTCAGGACTTCGTGCGTTCGCTGTCAGGCTATCTGGGCGAGGAACGCGCCCGGCGGGTGGCAACGCTGGCGGGTGCACACCACGATACTCCCACCACCCGTCAGCAGAAGCTGCTGCATGTGGCGGACAAGCTGGCGGCGATGGAAAGGCAGAGCGAGCCGCGCGAGCGTCTCGACAGCGACGAAGCCGCGCTGGTGTCGGTGGCAAGCCGCGTGGAGTTTCGCGCTGACAGGGGAGAAGACCGCTACCACCCGCTGGAACCGCTGGACGAGGAACTGAGCGCGCTTTTTCCATCGTCGGATAGCCGCGTGCAGGCGGGAGCCTATCAGCAGTTGTGGCAGGACTTTGTACAGGAGGTCAACGCACTGCCGCCGTTCCACCCGATGCATCTGCATACGCTGCTTTCGCTTATCCGCAAGTACTGGGCGTTTGTACCGTCGGCGACGCCGTGGGAATGGGTTCCAATCCGCACCGTTCCCGACGTGTCGCTGTACGACCACACGAAGGTAGTTACCGCCATCGCCGCGTGCCTGATGAAGCTGGACGCGCAGAGCCTGCCCGACGCGCGACTGGACCAGATCATCACGCTGCTGCGGCAGTTCGCGCAGGAGGGGGTACCGGATGTGGTAGAACAGGTGGAACGCGGGCGCGCCCCGCTAGCGCGGTTTGTGCGCATCGATATCGGGGGTATCCAGTCCTTCATCTTCCGTATCGCGCGTCCTGAATCAGACACCGGAGGCGTCGCGCGGCTGCTGCGGGGAAGGTCGTTCTTTGTGGCGATGCTGGCGCACGCGCTGGCAGAGCAGGTCATTCGCGTTTGCGATGTGACCCCTGCCAACATCCTCTTCTGCGGGGGAGGAACCATCGACCTGCTGTTGCCCGCAACGGAGAGTGCGCTGACCGCTGTGCGCCAGACCCTTCAGGAAGTCCGCAAGTATCTGCTGGAAACCAGTGGCGGGCTATTGAGCCTGCAGGCGGCGGTGATAGACCTTTGGGCGCACGATTTCGGCAACTTTGGCGACATATATATCCGGGTAGCGGAGAGACTTACCGAGGAGAAGACGCGCCGCAGCTGGAGCCTGATTCAGGAGATGGGCGAACGCCTCTTCATCTCCGAGCAGGCGATGCCGCACCCGTGTCCGTCCTGCCAGATTCTTCCGTCGCCGCAGGGGGCGCTGTGTCCCGAATGCCAGATGCATCAGCGAATCGGCGCGAAACTGCCCGATACGCACAGCCTCGCCTTCGTGTGGGAGCCTGCGCAGGCACACGATACCGCGCTGACGTTCCCACCGCTGAACATGCAGGTGCGCCTGCTGAACGCGCAGGAGCGCGAACAGCTAGTACAATCGCCCCCGGCGGGCGACGTGCTGCTGGTGCGCCTGAACAGCCCCGACGACTTCATCTCGCCGTGTCCGGCAGACGCCGCTATCGGCTTCCGCTTCCAGTTCGTGGCGAACCGCGTGCCGACCTGCGGTGGCGTCCTCATCCCGTTCGAGCCGATGGCGGAGCTGGGCGAGGGCGCGGCGCGGCTGGGCGTGCTGAAGATGGACGTGGACTACCTCGGCGCGGTGTTCGGCATGGGAGTCGAGCCTCCCACCATCAGCCGCCTCGCCACGCTGAGCAGCGCGTTCGAAGCCTTTTTTGGCGGGTGGCTGAACCACCTGTGCCTGCAGGTCAGCGAGGAATGGGCGCAAAGCCTGCCACGCCCGCCGAAGGTAGATGCCACCTCGGGCGCGTTCTACACGCTGTACGCGGGCGGCGACGACGTGTTCGTTATCGGTCCGTGGGAGGCGACCATCCGTCTGGCGCAGGCAGTGAACGACGACTTTCACCGCTTCGTGGGCGAGAACCCGAACCTCACGCTGTCCGGCGCGGTGGTGTGTGTGAAGCCGAAGTTCCCTGTGCCGCGCTTTGCCGAGCTGGCGGAAGAAGACCTCGCCCGCGCCAAACGGGGCACCGATACAAACCCCCTGTCGCGCGGCGACCACGTGTGCCTGTTCGATACCGTCGTCTCGTGGCAGGAGGGGCAGCAGCTGGTGGCGTTCGCCAAGGACCTGTACCGCGCCGTACAGCACAGGCAGGTGGCGAAGGGGTTCGTCTACTTCCTGCTGCGTTTGCACGAGGAGTTCTTCCGCGAACCGCAGCAGCCCAACCTGCAGTGGATACCCCGCTTCCATTACCAGTTGGCGCGGCGCGTGCCTCCCGAAGTGGTGCAACAACTGCGCCTTCTGGAGCGCATCCCTCGCGCCATGCCTAACATCCGAATACCTGTCTCTATCGTCAGTCTCAAGATGAGGGAGGATTGAACACCATGAACAAACCAGAAAAACCCAACATCCAACAGGTCATCGACCGCATCAAACGGCTCAACCGCCTGAGCGAGCTGGACGTGAGGGAGTTCGCCCTGGAGGGGGGACTGGCGGACCAGGTGGTGCAGGCTATCGGAACCGCCAGCCTGAAGCCCACCCAGCTGCGCAAGGTGTTCCACACGCTGAAAACGATGCAGCGGGATGTAGACCGAGCGAACCGCTCTGACCCGTTCGACAGCGCGAAACTGCTTCAGCTGATGCCCACACTGGCGTACGCGGTGGGCAGGGAGCTCATCCCGAAAGACTTTTACCAGCTCCTGCGGGAGGTGTTTAAACCGGAACGCCTGCCTACCAACGCCGATTTCCTGAGGGCGTTCGAGTTCGTGGAAGCCATTCTCGCCTATCACAAGTACCGCTCATGAGGGAAGGAGGAGACACGATGAATCAACCAGCACTGGAAGGCAAGTACATCATCAGCGTGCAGCTGGAGGCGGTCACGGGACTGCACATCGGGGGCAGCACCACCGGCTTCGAGATTGGTGGGGTGGATAACCCCGTCATCCGCGACCCGCTCACCGACGAACCCTACATCCCCGGCTCCTCGCTGAAGGGCAAACTGCGCCACCTTACCGAATGGAGTTTGGGGCTGATCGACCGACACCCCAAGCACAAGGTGTACGGCGCGTACCACTGCAGTGAACTGGGGCAACCGCGCCCCAGCAACAACGGCGCAGAACGCTGGGACAAAGCCTACCTCGTGGGCAGGCTGTTTGGCGTGGCGTCGGACGATTCACAGGTACGGCAGACCGCCGGTCCCACCCGCCTGACGGTGCGCGATGCCTTTCTGGTGGAAAGCGCACGCAAGGAGATGCAGCAGATACTGGGGGAGGGTATCTTTACCGAGCTGAAGACCGAGAACTTCCTCGACCGCATCACCTCGGAGGCGAACCCGCGCACGATGGAGCGCGTGCCCGCGGGCGCGCGGTTCTGGGTGCAGATGGTTCTCGACCGCTACGCGGGCGACGCCACCGACCTGTTGAGGCAGCTGTTGGCGGCCATGCGCCTGCTGGAGGACAGCTCGCTGGGGGGCAGCGGCTCGCGAGGCAGTGGGCGGGTGGCGTTCCGCCAGCTGCGCGTCATCTGGCGCGGGCTGGACTACTACCTGCAGGGCGCGCCCGAGCAGACGCTGTTCCCCAACGGCGAGATGAACGACGAGGAGAAAAAACAGGCGGCAGCCACGCCCCTCCGCTTCCTGCAGAACAACGGGGCGTTCGAGCGATTCTTCGGCAAACGGACGGAAGGAGGGTAGCCCCATGCCCGGCGTTTGCGTGAAGATGACCCCGTGCGGGGCGGTGACGGGCACACCGCCGCCGTCTCCCACGCTGTTCAGCGCGCTGTGCTGGGCAACGGCGGTGCTGTACGGGCACAGCGAAGCGCAGGCGATGGCGGAGGAACTCACCTGCACCGGCGCGTTCCCTCTACTGCAAGCCGACGACGCGTGCCTGCGCTTCTATCCCATGCCCGTACTCGCCCTGCCCGTCCACCGCCTGTCCGACCGCACACTGCCCAGTAAACAGCGGGTGACCCGCAGCCTCAGCCAAGTCAAGCGGCTGAAAGGGGCGCAGTATCTCAGCGAGAGCCTGTTCGTCCAGTTCGTGCGGGGCGAGTGGAACGCCGACAGGCTGTTGCAGGAGATGGAGGCAGAGCGTCTGGTGCTGCGCGGCAGCTGCCTGTTACCCCGTGAGGAGGCGCAGCAGTTCGGACTGGGGCGGGGCAGTCGCGCCCTGCTGACCACTAAGGACATCACCCATAACGAGATCGACCGCTGGACGCTGGCGGTGGTGGAGGGCAGGCTGTTCCTGCGGGAGGCGACCTTCTTCGCGCCGCAGATGGGGCTGTGGTTCGGCGTGCATGTCCAGTCGCAGAAGGGCATGGAACGTCTGCCCGCCCTGCTGCGCTTCCTCAGCGATACCGGCGTGGGCGGCGAGCGCACCTCGGGCAAAGGGCAGTTTCAGTTCCACCTGTGGGAGGTCGCCCCCGCGCCTCCTGACCCCCCGACGCCCCGCTCGTGGGTGAGCCTGAGCCACTACCTGCCCACCCCGCAGGAGCTGCAGGGCTGGAACACGCCGCCACGCTATCAGCTCATCCACTGGCAGGCGAAATACGAAGCAATGTATACGGGCGGACTGGCGGTATACAAACCCCTGCGCCGCCTGTTTGCGCCCGGCAGCGTGTTCCCCTTGACCCAGACGCAGGAGGTGTACGGACGCGCCGTGCCCTCCGGCGAGCGGCTGGGGCACACGGTGTGGGTGTGCGGGCGCGCGATACCCGCCTTCTCCGGAGGTGAAGCATGAAGCACGAAGTGTACACGGTGAACGTGCAGGTGCAAACCCCCGTGCATGTGGGCAGCGGCGAGACGGTCAACGCCCTCAGCTACCTGCGGGTGAAAGACATGCTGTACGTGATAGACGACAACCGCTGGCAACGGTGGTTGGAAGGGGCGAACGTCACCTCGCGCTTCCTGCAGTGGATGGATAGCGTGGCGCAGGTGCTGGGCACGCCGCAGCAGAGGCAGATGTCGCTGACGCGCTTCCTGACCGACAGCCTGCGCCGGCAGGACGTGGAGGCGGTGGCGAAGCAGGTGGCAGCATATTCACTGCGCATGGAGGAGTGCGGCGAGCCAGACGCCGTACGCGGCTTGAAGGCACACCTGCGCGACGCCCGTCGCTGCGCCTACCTGCCCGGTTCATCGCTCAAGGGGGCCATCCGCACCGCCCTGCTGGAAGACCTGCTGCTGGAGGATAACCGCCTGGAACGCTACCTGCAACAGCCCCTACAAGAGCGGTTGAAGACCGCAGCAGGCGACCGCCGACGCCTGAAGCGTGAGGTGCGCGACGTGTGGCAACAGATGGAGCAGGCTCTCCTTCGGGGCGGCAGGTCGAAAGCCAACTTCGACCTCCTGCGCTTCGTGATGGTGTCGGATGGCGAGCCTTTCGCGCACGAGCAGGTGAGCCTGCGTCTGGTGCGTTCGGAGGGGACGAACCGCCCCACTCACACATGGCTGGAGATGGTGCGCCCTGGAGCCAACACGCGCTTCACGCTGACGCTGGTGCCCGACGCCCCCCTGAAGCCGCTGGGGCTGGACGACGCGCTGGGCGAATACCTGTTGTGGCAGACGCTGTTCGAGGTGCTGTACGAGCGGGCGGAGCGCAGGTTGCAGCGTGAACTGCGGTATCCTTATCCTGCCGCGGTGAAGCAGGAGCTGCAGCGGTTGCAGTCGCTGAACCGCCGCGACACGCCCCTGCTGTGCGTGGGTTGGGGGCAGGGCTATCTGGGCACGACGGTGATGGGGCTGGTGCGCGACGACTTGCCGCAGGATTATGCGCAGATGGTACAGAATATGCGGGAGGCACTGCCGCGGCGGGGTCAGGGGGTTCAGCCTTCAAACTTCCCGAAGACGCGGCGGACGGTGCGCCAGCGTGACGAGCAGGCGGTCTGCACGCCTGGATGGGTGCAGTTGCATTTAAATGAGACGTAGAAAAAGCGTTTTAATGACAAAAAGTCGGGCGCGAACCTCGATTGATCACGGCTCAAGCGTGAGGTTCGCGGGTGGCGACGGCGGTCGAATCGCAAAACCCCGTGTTGCCAGCGGGCAACGCGGT includes the following:
- the cas10 gene encoding type III-A CRISPR-associated protein Cas10/Csm1 encodes the protein MTETEMDLCLAALLHDAGKVSQRFGGDYRQKHAAMSQDFVRSLSGYLGEERARRVATLAGAHHDTPTTRQQKLLHVADKLAAMERQSEPRERLDSDEAALVSVASRVEFRADRGEDRYHPLEPLDEELSALFPSSDSRVQAGAYQQLWQDFVQEVNALPPFHPMHLHTLLSLIRKYWAFVPSATPWEWVPIRTVPDVSLYDHTKVVTAIAACLMKLDAQSLPDARLDQIITLLRQFAQEGVPDVVEQVERGRAPLARFVRIDIGGIQSFIFRIARPESDTGGVARLLRGRSFFVAMLAHALAEQVIRVCDVTPANILFCGGGTIDLLLPATESALTAVRQTLQEVRKYLLETSGGLLSLQAAVIDLWAHDFGNFGDIYIRVAERLTEEKTRRSWSLIQEMGERLFISEQAMPHPCPSCQILPSPQGALCPECQMHQRIGAKLPDTHSLAFVWEPAQAHDTALTFPPLNMQVRLLNAQEREQLVQSPPAGDVLLVRLNSPDDFISPCPADAAIGFRFQFVANRVPTCGGVLIPFEPMAELGEGAARLGVLKMDVDYLGAVFGMGVEPPTISRLATLSSAFEAFFGGWLNHLCLQVSEEWAQSLPRPPKVDATSGAFYTLYAGGDDVFVIGPWEATIRLAQAVNDDFHRFVGENPNLTLSGAVVCVKPKFPVPRFAELAEEDLARAKRGTDTNPLSRGDHVCLFDTVVSWQEGQQLVAFAKDLYRAVQHRQVAKGFVYFLLRLHEEFFREPQQPNLQWIPRFHYQLARRVPPEVVQQLRLLERIPRAMPNIRIPVSIVSLKMRED
- a CDS encoding D-glycero-beta-D-manno-heptose-7-phosphate kinase → MVSVAQYQDILQRFQELRLIVIGDLMLDEYVFGIVRRISPEAPVPVVEWTSESFVPGGAANVVNNLLALGAQASVFGVVGDDEKGRTLTARLAESGADVRGILVDASRITTSKTRVIAHSQQVIRLDREQRHPLSEAIRGEMLRRLETVLPRASAVVLSDYQKGVLTPSLVREVIARCATADVPVMANPKPPLLRHLRGAKLASINLLEAQAFASSLGNGTELQELPQITSAAREWREMLGLQALAITLGAQGILLSTEDSPTLHVPAMPVEVYDTAGAGDTVIATLTCALAAGADWRTAARLANAAAGSVVRHVGVVPPQRDEILRLLAENHYD
- the cas6 gene encoding CRISPR system precrRNA processing endoribonuclease RAMP protein Cas6, producing MLDSFRVARYRFTLDCLSPIEFRTFAGSTLRGAFGSVFRRLVCITRAPTCEGCLLRHQCAYGYVFETAPAPDSQRLRHYDTVPRPYVFDAPAGDSLAVAEGEQLEFGLTLIGRAVDYFAYFVFTAQKLEESGLGAGRQEGKGRFRLTQVEAQRADGQWVSVFRADQGLDMLRVPLIMGKDLVARAQGLSPHRLHVHFLSPTRLRFEGKLTDEVEFHHLVRAMLHRLSGLLYFHCSAEPSWDFSGLITLAQHVRTVQKRIQWVEQERYSRRQRRRLPMGGFMGEMTVEGNLEPFLPLLVAAEYVHLGKGTVMGLGKIRIVSEEGSEHD
- a CDS encoding metal-dependent transcriptional regulator is translated as MRSRTAIQLRVPEVCRPNATREGQVNETIQEYIEGIYRLQEEVGRVATNEVAQYMGVSPASASIMLKRLAELGFVEHTPYRGILLTEEGRNLAQGLLRIHRLTERLLTDIIGLPWNDVHDFACKLEHYIAPEIADKIAAALNYPSTCPHGNPIDPTVDDGSWRLSDAEAGMELLVIKITDERREFLEYIEQLQLVPGAQVEVMNRTPFDGLIQINVDGMQHTIGPEVARYVWVREAK
- the mnmE gene encoding tRNA uridine-5-carboxymethylaminomethyl(34) synthesis GTPase MnmE, which gives rise to MLPATDTISAIATPPGEGGIGIVRVSGAQAFDIARKVFRPIPAEVQSHRIYVGTVVDPDTGEHIDRALLLTFRAPRSYTGEDVVEFSCHGGTVLLRRVLRLTVQQGARLAQPGEFTLRAFLNGRLDLAQAEAVADLVRARTESAQRLAIRQHEGELSRAIHAIRDELVGILALVEAYLDFSDDLGEMDYDYLSEQLQQLIARCQKLLSTARYGRLTREGATVVIVGRPNVGKSSLLNALLGEERAIVTDIPGTTRDVIRESIQIHGIPAQLWDTAGLRETEDAVERFGVERTHRSLRDADLILFLLSAPEGFTDEDKHLLARLPSERTLLVWNKCDLLPEEALAALRRQLEKQYAARVLTVSALTGWKLHELLDAIAEQLLGSDWLMPEGAIVTGERHQIALQTAMESLQRAQRSSQEGIPAEFIAVDLRAAIDALGLITGDTATEDIVERIFSDFCIGK